TTTCATACTAGTTTATATCATTACCCTCGCCAGTTTCCAATTATTTAGTTTAGATTGGTATTATTATATAATTATTTTCCTCTGTGGATTGTGTTCCACCATTTTACAACATTAGTAGTAAGAGGAAATAGTAAGATTTATTGCAAAGCTAAAACAAATCAAACAATTTTGATCAAGAGTTTCCAAGAACATGCTTAACATGCCAGAAGTGGAATCTTGATCTTGTGTAGCATCCCTACGACATCTTTCATGTCAATCCTTCTTGCAGGAGATTCAACATAGCAATCTAGTGCCACTTTCATGATCGATGCCACACAATCTAGCTTCTTGTTTAAGTGATTATCATGTGATGTTACTAAGTTGGCATCTACGACATCCAATATTGCCTCTGGGAGTGAATAACTCACCCATTGCTTCAAGCTAAGATCCCCATCGAACATTTCATCATTAGGCTTTCTCCTTGTAAACGTTTCCAACAACATGATCCCGTAACTATAGACATCACATTTTGTTGACACCAATCCATCCGGTCCATACTCTATACAatcaaacaattttaaaaatgtAATATTTATTggtaaaaaaagaaaggaaaatcaaTGTTCAAAGCAAAATAAAGCGACGTACCTGGTGCAATATAACCCAATGTTGCTAAGATTTTAGTGTATAAATCACTCTCCTCCTCACCAAGCAGTTTTGAAATACCAAAGTCGCTAAGGTGGGCCACCATATTCTCATCCAATAAGACGTTACTAGGCTTCAGATCACAATGAATCACGGGCGATGAGCACTCATAGTGGAGATATTCCAATGCACATACCATGTCTATCATAATGTTCAGTCTCTGCATGATGTCTAAGAAGTAGTTGTGTGAATACAACCACTTATCGAGGCTTCCATAGGGCATGTACTCTAGTACTAAAGCCTTAAAATCAAGATTGGAACAACTAGTGATAAATTTTACGAGATTCCTATGGCGGAGGTTGCGCAAAACGTCACATTCTGTATCAAAACTCTTGAATGCCGCTTCCAATTGCAGATTGGACACCTTAACTGCAATAGGAGTCCTACTTCTGAGAATGCCTTTATAGACAGAGCCAAAACTCCCAAAACCAATCAGATTACTCTTGCTAAGTGCATCAGTTGCTTGAAGCAATTCATAATCTGAAATTCTTTCTCTTGTTGCAATAGACAATGAAGGAGCTTGTTGAGGAGATCTTTTACCTTTTCTATACCTTATCCATACAAGCACAAAGGTGATAGGAATAAATACCAGTGCAATTCCCAGTGGAAGAAATAGAAGTAGCATACTGTTACTATTTGATTTATGCTTTAAAAAGTGGGGCATTGCGGGACACTAAATCTTTTCGAACCACATAATGCTTCGTTGAAGAGAAAAAACTGAGTTGAGAGGTTCTTGAAAGGACCCCCAGAGGGGATTTCACCATACAACTTGTTATAAGAGACGTTGAAATACTTCAGGTATTGAAGTTTCTCAAAAGACATAGGAATGGTTCCTCATATATTATTATGATAAAGGTCTAGGAGTTCTAAACCTACCATGTTGCTCATTGAGTCAGGTATAGATCCGTGCAACTTGTTGTGTCTCAAAGAAAGGTTCATCAGATTTTGCAAGTCTTCGATTTCTCTAGGAATGCTATTTGAAAATTGATTCATTGACATATCCATTTGTATCAAAGCGTTTAGATTTTCAATTTCTGGAGGTAAAGAACCGCCCATGTTATTTGTTGATAAGTCAAGAACTATTAGATCCTTAAGGTTCCCTAAGCTTGCTGGTATATTGGAACTCAATTTATTAGAACCCAGACGTATCTCCCTAAGGAAAGTAACGTTCCCTAAACAATTAGGAAGTGATCCTAAAAGGTGATTTTGGCTCAAGTATATGCTACCTAATCGCGGCATTTTACAGAGGCTATCACCAATAATCCTGTAAGTTTGTTGTTATTCAAGAACAAGCGTTGAAGGTTTCTAAAGTTGGCAATTGATGTGGGAATTGATCCAACCAAGTAATTTTCAAAAATATCAAAGTCAAATAAGCTGCTTAAATTCCCAACTTCATttggaatttttcctttaattttgcAACCTCTGGCCAAAAATATTATAAGAGATGTGGAAATGTTACCTATGGAAAGTGGAAGAATGCCATTTAGAGGGTTCAAACTTAGAGAAAGAATTGTCAAATTTCTGCAATTGGTTAAGGAAGTGAGGAAGCTTAGCGATGAGTCGCAAGTTAAATTGCTTTCCTGCAAGTTTAGGTACTGTAGATGAGTCAAATATCCAAGAGAGTTGAGAATTAAACCACTGAGTTTGTTGCTAGAAATCTCTAAAATAGTAAGTTTTGAACAATTGGAGATTGAATGAGGAATAGTCCCAACAAGATTGGCCAATTCACCCAGATAAAGACTTTCAATATTAGGTAAGATCAAACCTATGTTTGATAGGAGGGTGCCTGATAGATCATTGTCTACAAGATTAATAATTCTTAACCCTGATATGTTGAAAGTCATCATTTGAAGTAAGCCACTAAAACTATTTTCCCCTAGACTTAATTCATCCAAGTCAACGAGATTGCTTATCTCTTTGGGCATTTCACCTGGCAATACATGACAAAAGAAGGATTATTGTTAACGAGTTTAACTAGTTAGTTTAATCTAGTTTAAGTTGTAATTTCTCTATAACCTTGAATACGTACCAGTAAACATATTTTTCTCAA
This genomic stretch from Nicotiana sylvestris chromosome 9, ASM39365v2, whole genome shotgun sequence harbors:
- the LOC104232914 gene encoding receptor kinase-like protein Xa21, whose amino-acid sequence is MALMGRISQDFGNLTFLVTLDLGSNNFYGKLPQEMARLRRLRFLDLSINNFSGRIEVIALTNNSLLGSLPNGLCSRLPIIKGLYLSTNKLHGQMPTSLSNCSELQMLSLSGNELDGAIHKEIGSLRNLQVTGSVPISIFNISSMQLLALSKNNLNVSLSQEIDNLTKLQVLDLEKNMFTGEMPKEISNLVDLDELSLGENSFSGLLQMMTFNISGLRIINLVDNDLSGTLLSNIGLILPNIESLYLGELANLVGTIPHSISNLPKLAGKQFNLRLIAKLPHFLNQLQKFDNSFSKFEPSKWHSSTFHRYRKGKRSPQQAPSLSIATRERISDYELLQATDALSKSNLIGFGSFGSVYKGILRSRTPIAVKVSNLQLEAAFKSFDTECDVLRNLRHRNLVKFITSCSNLDFKALVLEYMPYGSLDKWLYSHNYFLDIMQRLNIMIDMVCALEYLHYECSSPVIHCDLKPSNVLLDENMVAHLSDFGISKLLGEEESDLYTKILATLGYIAPEYGPDGLVSTKCDVYSYGIMLLETFTRRKPNDEMFDGDLSLKQWVSYSLPEAILDVVDANLVTSHDNHLNKKLDCVASIMKVALDCYVESPARRIDMKDVVGMLHKIKIPLLAC